The following are encoded together in the Parambassis ranga chromosome 20, fParRan2.1, whole genome shotgun sequence genome:
- the plppr4b gene encoding phospholipid phosphatase-related protein type 4: MSAREKGILTKDSVSLLPCFYFVELPILVSSVVSLYFLEWTDVFKPVKSGFNCHDRSLSLPYIDPNHEVIPLLMLLSLAFAGPAITIMIGEAILFCCLSRRKSGAGAEANINAAGCNFNSFIRRAVRFVGVHAFGLCATALITDILQLMTGYPTPYFLTVCKPNYTTLNVSCEQNPYVMEDICSGADPAAINQGRKSFPSQHATLASFAAVYVSMYFNSTLTDSSKLLKPLLVFSFIISAIICGLTRIIQYKNHAIDVYLGFLLGGAIAVYLGLYAVGNFQSSEETSSSSPPPLVHRPACSLPHISQEAVLHHMQMKASLSGESTISTSHSEGMLHRGLQQQRPDDSLKRSSADVEVVSPRSPQSKEAIVSFSHTLPRVHTPQAIAAYEEAARRHAATLHHASMDSSRSKQLLSQWKSKNNNHKCSLQVPDSFSSSVDSSSGQSSQHPLHHGSMELRSSSEPSAMGLNGGFDGHAYMSKLATGASTTLPSNCSGITGGARITMQSRPGSSQLVHIPEEAHENYNSSAQRMVVQANWQRAAEKTGVCRANENGHTTQPRILQVIAMSKQQGLLQTHSKSLDESSIGCSGTGSVRYRTLTDQDPTTIIRVEAHPEDNRPVIHPPSTDGSGSWRWRSLDHGTGGESLRQSFELNDLNRDSESSDSIREGSIDRKRANHISEQRLHPQGLSTIRVTPGDSGETASEPPAITSRESTLRRKGNNVILIPERANSPDNARNVFYKGTSITPVFKD; encoded by the exons ATGTCTGCGAGAGAGAAGGGGATCCTGACCAAAGACAGCGTCAGCCTGCTGCCCTGCTTCTATTTTGTGGAG CTGCCGATCCTGGTGTCGTCTGTGGTCAGTCTGTACTTCCTGGAGTGGACGGACGTCTTCAAGCCGGTGAAGTCGGGCTTTAACTGCCATGACCGCAGCCTGAGCCTGCCCTACATCGACCCCAACCATGAAGTCATCCCCCTGCTGATGCTGCTCAGCCTGGCCTTCGCTGGCCCTGCCATCACA aTCATGATCGGAGAGGCCATCCtgttctgctgtctgtctcgGAGGAAGAGTGGCGCTGGGGCCGAGGCTAACATCAACGCAGCTGGCTGCAACTTCAACTCCTTCATACGCAGAGCCGTCCGTTTTGTTG gtgTTCATGCATTCGGTCTTTGTGCCACAGCCCTCATTACTGACATCCTCCAACTGATGACAGGCTACCCGACACCATACTTCCTCACCGTGTGTAAACCCAACTACACCACGCTTAATGTCAGCTGTGAGCAGAACCCCTACGTCATGGAGGACATCTGCTCGGGAGCTGACCCGGCGGCCATCAACCAGGGcag AAAATCCTTCCCGTCACAGCATGCAACGCTGGCATCCTTTGCAGCTGTTTATGTTTCG ATGTACTTCAACAGCACTCTGACAGACTCATCCAAGCTGCTCAAGCCCCTGCTGGTCTTCTCCTTCATCATCAGTGCCATCATCTGTGGTTTGACCAGGATCATTCAGTACAAGAATCACGCCATCGACGTCTACCTGGGCTTCCTACTCGGAGGAGCTATTGCTGTCTATCTG GGGTTGTATGCCGTTGGGAATTTTCAGTCTAGTGaggagaccagcagcagcagccccccTCCGCTCGTACACCGCCCTGCTTGCTCGTTGCCCCACATTAGCCAGGAGGCTGTCCTCCACCACATGCAAATGAAAGCTAGCTTAAGTGGAGAGTCTACGATATCCACCTCCCACTCCGAGGGCATGCTCCACCGAGGccttcagcagcagaggccCGATGACAGCCTGAAGCGCTCCAGTGCAGATGTGGAAGTGGTGTCCCCCCGCAGTCCTCAGAGCAAAGAGGCCATAGTGAGCTTTAGTCACACCCTGCCGCGGGTCCACACCCCCCAGGCCATTGCGGCGTATGAGGAAGCAGCCAGACGTCATGCTGCCACCCTCCACCATGCCTCCATGGACTCCAGCCGCTCAAAGCAGCTTCTGTCTCAATGGAAAAGCAAGAACAACAATCATAAGTGTTCCCTGCAGGTGCCAgattccttctcctcctccgtGGACTCCTCGTCTGGCCAGTCCTCCCAGCACCCCCTCCACCACGGCAGCATGGAACTTCGGTCCAGCTCCGAACCATCAGCTATGGGCCTGAATGGAGGCTTTGACGGCCACGCGTACATGTCCAAACTGGCCACAGGGGCAAGCACCACCCTGCCCAGTAACTGCAGTGGCATCACTGGAGGGGCCAGGATTACCATGCAATCCAGACCAGGGTCTTCACAGCTGGTCCACATACCAGAGGAAGCTCACGAGAATTATAATAGTTCTGCTCAGAGGAtggtgg TTCAGGCTAACtggcagagggcagcagagaagaCCGGGGTCTGCAGAGCTAATGAGAACGGGCATACCACGCAGCCACGGATCCTGCAAGTGATTGCTATGTCCAAGCAGCAGGGACTACTACAGACTCACTCCAAAAGTTTAGATGAAAGCAGCATAGGCTGCAGTGGCACCGGCTCTGTTCGCTACAGGACGCTAACCGATCAAGACCCCACCA caatcatcagagtggaggccCATCCAGAAGACAACAGACCCGTCATCCACCCTCCATCCACAGATGGAAGCGGATCATGGAGGTGGCGGTCCCTGGATCATGGCactggag GGGAGAGTTTGAGGCAGTCGTTTGAGCTCAACGATCTAAACAGAGATTCAGAAAGCTCAGACTCCATACGGGAAGGATCTATTGACAGGAAGCGGGCCAATCACATC TCAGAGCAGAGGCTCCATCCGCAGGGCCTCTCTACCATAAGGGTCACACCGGGGGATA gtggagagacCGCTTCAGAACCCCCCGCAATCACCTCCAGAGAGTCCACGCTGCGAAGAAAAGGCAATAACGTCATCCTGATTCCAGAGAGAGCCAACAGCCCGGACAACGCACGGAACGTTTTCTACAAGGGGACGTCCATCACGCCCGTCTTCAAGGACTAA